In one window of Candidatus Hepatobacter penaei DNA:
- the flgH gene encoding flagellar basal body L-ring protein FlgH codes for MGRILAIFLITGLLSGCYHWTRFKETGSSPPLTPTQDPTARQGYYPVRMPMPPETHETYSSNSLWRKGARAFFKDQRANNVGDVLTVLVKKVEKIEFKNETENDRNPNSVEASVGSFFGLEKHLPNPSGASPVKLIDASSRLHVKGKNDMKRKETFDFKVAATVTQVLPNGNLVILGRQEVRMNFEVREIVISGVVSPAEITSNNTITLDQIAEARVSYAGRGEGSDVQKTPYGSSLISQVMPF; via the coding sequence ATGGGGCGGATTCTTGCGATCTTTCTGATAACAGGGCTGTTGTCAGGATGCTATCACTGGACCCGCTTTAAAGAAACAGGCTCAAGCCCACCGCTCACCCCTACACAAGACCCAACAGCCCGTCAAGGATATTACCCTGTGCGCATGCCCATGCCACCCGAAACCCATGAGACCTATTCTTCCAATTCCCTGTGGCGAAAAGGGGCGCGTGCTTTTTTTAAGGATCAACGCGCCAACAATGTGGGGGATGTGCTGACAGTGTTGGTCAAAAAGGTGGAAAAAATTGAATTCAAAAATGAAACAGAAAATGACCGCAACCCCAACTCAGTAGAAGCTTCAGTGGGATCATTTTTTGGTCTTGAAAAACACCTGCCTAACCCTTCAGGCGCTTCGCCTGTCAAGCTTATTGATGCCAGCAGCCGTCTTCATGTCAAAGGCAAAAACGACATGAAACGCAAAGAAACTTTTGACTTCAAAGTGGCCGCCACGGTCACTCAGGTTTTGCCCAACGGCAATCTTGTGATTCTTGGACGCCAAGAAGTACGCATGAATTTTGAGGTGCGGGAAATTGTGATATCAGGTGTTGTGTCGCCAGCAGAAATCACCTCAAACAACACCATCACCCTCGATCAAATCGCCGAAGCCCGTGTTTCTTATGCAGGGCGCGGCGAGGGATCGGATGTGCAAAAGACCCCTTATGGATCTTCCCTCATCTCGCAAGTCATGCCTTTTTAA
- a CDS encoding MotE family protein, producing MMFMSFVPGLPRYRFLRIVIVGCFLMMAWHAYRLIMPKEVWVRQWLHAAESAVESASGEPSPPADKEKDEHKEFDVLNMTLEEFQLLTTWVNQSRKRKSSEEDMQAREQKYAIVKKEISEKVVELEALEKKLALLMKKKSAEEESHMKEIVKMFESMKPQVAAPIFAQLNPHVLLDILQHMKGQKTALILAQLPPGRAAKITEVMTYLAKGVEPLE from the coding sequence ATGATGTTTATGTCTTTTGTGCCAGGGTTGCCTCGTTATCGTTTTTTGCGGATCGTTATTGTGGGGTGCTTTTTGATGATGGCGTGGCATGCCTATCGATTAATCATGCCCAAAGAGGTTTGGGTAAGGCAATGGCTCCATGCGGCAGAGTCAGCGGTTGAAAGCGCATCAGGAGAACCTTCTCCACCGGCAGACAAAGAAAAGGATGAGCATAAAGAGTTTGATGTTCTCAACATGACCTTAGAAGAATTTCAACTGCTGACAACATGGGTGAATCAATCAAGAAAGAGAAAATCCTCTGAAGAGGATATGCAGGCCCGCGAACAAAAATATGCGATCGTCAAAAAAGAAATTTCAGAAAAAGTGGTTGAACTGGAAGCTCTTGAGAAAAAGCTGGCTTTGTTGATGAAAAAGAAGAGTGCAGAAGAAGAATCGCACATGAAAGAAATTGTGAAAATGTTTGAATCGATGAAGCCTCAAGTGGCCGCCCCCATTTTTGCGCAGCTGAACCCGCATGTTTTGTTGGATATTCTGCAGCATATGAAAGGTCAGAAAACAGCCCTGATTTTGGCACAACTTCCCCCCGGCAGAGCCGCTAAAATCACAGAGGTGATGACATATTTGGCGAAAGGTGTAGAGCCTCTAGAATAA
- the mutY gene encoding A/G-specific adenine glycosylase, with product MAWYDRHGRDLPWRTPKPDPYCVLVSEIMLQQTTVATVIPYFLRWMHTWPTLNALAKTNIEDVLHAWQGLGYYRRARNLHLAAHHIVHKHQGVFPHTEKDLLSLPGVGPYTAWAIMAIAFNQRVVTIDGNIARVFARILEKPGVKETLLRTLHTDITCFLPSTRIGDYTQALMDLGALICRPQAPRCEMCPLQGICQSAQHTTTHLFPEKKEKRIKPTLFGHFFFVLSEKAGEIGVLLEKEEQSLLKGLWRPLTSLWMDEDREPTFPYPASWQPVGDIKHVFTHFDLWLNLWCGVVTPTSAPTASWVRFEDLDQYPMSALAKKSFRCLEKHPSSFLVQRPCKKAHSA from the coding sequence TTGGCCTGGTATGACCGCCATGGCCGTGACCTTCCCTGGCGCACCCCAAAACCCGATCCTTATTGTGTGTTGGTCAGCGAGATCATGCTGCAACAAACCACCGTAGCCACGGTGATTCCCTATTTTTTGCGATGGATGCACACGTGGCCCACCCTTAACGCCCTGGCCAAGACCAACATAGAAGATGTGCTGCACGCTTGGCAGGGGTTGGGATATTACCGAAGGGCACGCAATCTTCACCTAGCGGCTCACCATATTGTTCACAAGCATCAAGGGGTTTTTCCTCACACAGAAAAAGACCTGCTGTCTCTCCCAGGTGTGGGCCCTTATACGGCGTGGGCCATCATGGCCATTGCCTTTAACCAACGCGTTGTCACCATTGATGGCAACATTGCGCGGGTATTTGCCCGCATCCTTGAAAAGCCTGGCGTCAAAGAAACCCTGCTGCGCACGCTGCACACAGACATTACATGTTTTTTGCCCAGCACCAGAATAGGTGACTATACACAAGCACTCATGGATCTTGGGGCACTTATATGCCGCCCACAAGCCCCACGTTGCGAGATGTGCCCGCTTCAAGGCATCTGCCAAAGTGCGCAACACACAACCACGCACCTTTTTCCCGAAAAGAAAGAAAAGCGCATAAAACCCACACTCTTTGGCCATTTTTTCTTTGTGCTCTCTGAAAAAGCAGGCGAGATAGGCGTGTTGCTGGAAAAAGAAGAGCAGTCTTTGCTTAAGGGCCTGTGGCGTCCCCTCACGTCCTTGTGGATGGATGAAGACCGTGAACCCACCTTTCCCTATCCTGCCTCTTGGCAGCCTGTGGGCGACATCAAACATGTGTTCACTCACTTTGATCTTTGGCTTAACCTGTGGTGCGGTGTGGTCACACCCACCTCTGCTCCCACAGCTTCCTGGGTGCGTTTTGAAGATCTTGACCAGTATCCCATGTCAGCACTGGCCAAAAAATCTTTTCGCTGCCTTGAAAAACACCCTTCTTCCTTCCTTGTACAACGTCCCTGCAAAAAAGCCCACAGCGCTTAA
- the tsaD gene encoding tRNA (adenosine(37)-N6)-threonylcarbamoyltransferase complex transferase subunit TsaD → MCILGIETSCDETAAAIIDQEGRVLGHTVASQTRTHQQWGGVVPNLAAREHLHTLEPLVTATLKEAQKKPDDLDAIAATCGPGLIGSLLIGATFAKAMALSLKKPFIAINHLEGHALLPCLTHHVTFPYLLLLISGGHTQFTLMHDLGRYEILGESLDDALGEAFDKTARLLGLSYPGGPALEALAKEGNPTRFFLTPPLKGRPGCDFSFSGLKTAVADLVKQCGPHLTESTRADIAAAFQKTVSVVLVDRLGHAIQRARLSEPSLKTLVISGGVAANRFLFTELQKAATRHDLSVVTPPPALCTDNGIMIAFAGLKRYKQGLFSPLDVEPQARWPLCEVTTDREQPSPPFTRTWDAS, encoded by the coding sequence ATGTGTATCTTAGGCATTGAAACCAGCTGCGATGAAACAGCTGCCGCCATCATAGATCAAGAAGGCCGCGTGCTAGGACACACAGTGGCCTCGCAAACACGCACCCATCAACAGTGGGGAGGTGTGGTGCCGAACCTGGCCGCAAGAGAGCATCTTCATACGCTCGAACCTCTGGTAACGGCCACCTTGAAAGAAGCACAAAAAAAGCCAGACGATCTTGATGCCATCGCGGCCACGTGTGGGCCTGGGCTCATTGGCAGTTTGCTGATTGGCGCTACGTTTGCCAAAGCCATGGCGTTGAGCCTCAAGAAACCATTTATCGCCATTAACCACCTGGAGGGGCACGCCCTTTTGCCTTGTTTGACGCACCACGTCACGTTCCCTTATCTCTTGCTGCTGATATCGGGCGGGCACACACAGTTTACGTTGATGCATGACCTGGGCCGCTATGAAATCTTGGGGGAAAGCCTGGATGATGCCTTGGGCGAAGCATTTGATAAGACAGCACGCCTTTTGGGTCTTAGCTATCCTGGCGGTCCAGCCCTTGAAGCCTTGGCCAAAGAAGGCAATCCCACGCGTTTTTTCTTGACACCCCCTCTTAAAGGGCGGCCTGGATGTGATTTTTCCTTTTCAGGACTGAAAACAGCGGTGGCAGACCTTGTGAAACAATGCGGCCCTCATCTCACAGAATCTACACGAGCCGATATTGCCGCTGCCTTTCAGAAAACGGTGAGCGTTGTTTTGGTGGATCGTCTTGGCCACGCCATTCAACGCGCCCGCCTTTCAGAACCTAGCCTTAAAACGCTTGTGATTTCCGGCGGTGTGGCCGCCAATCGCTTCCTTTTTACAGAGCTCCAAAAGGCTGCCACAAGGCATGATCTTTCTGTGGTCACGCCGCCACCTGCCTTGTGCACAGACAACGGCATCATGATCGCCTTTGCTGGGCTTAAGCGCTATAAGCAAGGGCTCTTCTCCCCCCTTGATGTTGAACCTCAGGCGCGGTGGCCCCTATGTGAGGTCACCACAGACCGTGAGCAACCCTCGCCCCCCTTCACGCGCACATGGGATGCATCATGA
- a CDS encoding MotA/TolQ/ExbB proton channel family protein — protein MTFSIGALFANADIVIKAVMTFLFFASVWSWYIFFKKFFQIQRVRRLSKTFAQRFAQEQNSFEQLYNKFAQYPRDPFALAFRAAVKEMPATLSGSGWSESMINSVKSHLEEATASIEVKEIASLEQGVGFLASMASTAPFVGLFGTVWGIMMSFSAIAESGDTNLTVVAPAISEALFATALGLFVAIPATLAYNKITNLLRAYETELALFTKDMRLVLMKRITRGRRQ, from the coding sequence GTGACGTTTTCCATCGGTGCACTTTTTGCAAACGCAGACATTGTGATTAAGGCTGTGATGACCTTTCTCTTTTTTGCGTCTGTGTGGTCTTGGTATATTTTTTTCAAAAAATTTTTTCAAATCCAACGCGTCAGAAGGCTTTCCAAAACTTTTGCCCAGCGGTTTGCGCAAGAACAAAATTCCTTTGAGCAGCTGTATAATAAATTTGCACAATACCCCCGCGATCCGTTTGCGTTGGCTTTTCGTGCGGCTGTCAAAGAAATGCCGGCCACACTTTCGGGCAGTGGATGGTCTGAATCCATGATCAACAGTGTGAAAAGTCATCTTGAAGAAGCCACTGCAAGCATTGAAGTCAAAGAAATAGCCTCTCTCGAGCAAGGCGTGGGGTTCTTAGCATCCATGGCCTCAACCGCGCCTTTTGTCGGCCTTTTTGGCACTGTGTGGGGCATTATGATGAGCTTTTCTGCCATTGCTGAAAGTGGCGACACCAACCTTACCGTGGTGGCACCCGCCATTTCTGAAGCCTTGTTTGCCACGGCGCTTGGCCTTTTTGTGGCCATTCCTGCCACCCTGGCCTACAACAAAATCACCAACCTCTTAAGAGCCTATGAAACCGAGCTTGCCCTGTTTACAAAGGACATGCGTCTTGTCTTAATGAAACGGATCACCCGGGGACGGCGTCAGTAG
- the flgA gene encoding flagellar basal body P-ring formation chaperone FlgA: MNTLACAQEPDAVSHMLSQALQAKIQSPLILDHLSPSPTSLPEGGVTLQSLEVDMEKSVFSARLTPQNPTHHPIHVKGTFSLQKEVGIIKRSTQRGASILPEDIYWQTMKESRKNRDAISRNTDLAGLRANQHLKAGEILTRHKINTSQDIPKGAGVTLLYQSKHMEIRAHGAKLSDKARIGEQVRVIPPYKQKTKHPLMGTLVDASTVLIQAR, encoded by the coding sequence GTGAACACGCTTGCTTGCGCCCAAGAGCCTGACGCTGTTTCCCACATGTTGTCTCAAGCTCTTCAAGCCAAGATTCAGTCACCACTCATTCTTGACCATCTATCACCTTCTCCCACTTCTCTGCCAGAGGGAGGCGTCACCCTTCAATCGCTTGAGGTGGATATGGAAAAGAGCGTGTTTTCTGCGCGTCTTACACCCCAGAATCCAACCCATCATCCCATTCACGTGAAAGGCACATTTTCTTTGCAAAAAGAGGTGGGCATTATCAAGCGTTCCACACAAAGGGGTGCCAGTATATTGCCCGAAGATATCTATTGGCAGACCATGAAAGAATCACGCAAAAATCGTGATGCGATTTCGCGCAACACAGACCTTGCAGGCCTACGTGCCAACCAACATCTCAAAGCTGGTGAGATTCTGACGCGCCATAAAATCAACACCTCACAGGATATCCCCAAAGGGGCTGGGGTGACGTTGCTTTATCAATCCAAACACATGGAAATACGCGCCCATGGCGCCAAACTTTCAGACAAGGCCCGCATTGGCGAGCAGGTCCGTGTGATTCCCCCCTATAAGCAAAAAACCAAACACCCCCTCATGGGCACCCTGGTGGATGCATCCACGGTGTTGATTCAAGCGAGGTAA
- a CDS encoding flagellar basal body-associated FliL family protein — MAFLVWSISGVLHASEAAHEAPAKTPDFTGIYVVVPDMLSNLHGDDTRNHFLKLCLTFEAESNNDAKRMNELMPIIIDQFIIYLRELRMDDLKGAEGVLLLKQQLLDRANVIFSPIKVRRVLIRQILVQ, encoded by the coding sequence GTGGCCTTTCTTGTGTGGAGTATCTCGGGCGTGCTGCATGCGTCAGAAGCCGCTCATGAAGCGCCAGCCAAAACACCTGATTTTACGGGCATCTATGTTGTTGTGCCTGATATGCTTTCAAACCTGCATGGCGATGACACACGCAATCATTTTTTAAAATTATGTCTCACGTTTGAGGCCGAAAGCAATAATGATGCCAAACGCATGAATGAGCTGATGCCCATCATTATTGACCAATTTATTATTTATCTCCGGGAGCTCCGCATGGATGACTTGAAGGGGGCCGAAGGGGTGTTGCTGTTAAAGCAACAACTGCTTGATCGGGCCAATGTTATTTTCAGTCCCATCAAGGTGAGGCGTGTGCTGATAAGACAAATCCTTGTGCAATAA
- a CDS encoding M23 family metallopeptidase, translating to MKQILFSLSSDGLLRKRLLAGSLLISLTYVLAFSLSWMQWIHYEAGTIDEPARQEDTESEPQKKPSPLPPEPQTLTRMLKLKSGGTVTSLLQENGVPRQECHQIVDVLRPHMALRDLKVGQVFHLLYDRLSSGDVVLAKLVVQKSFSEDVVIKRNDRGLFVAEIVKHVTERFPVLVAGSIKSCFYDDALRLGLPPAILKQVIQLLGYKFDLQRDFHPNDRFRVLFETVVNRATGKTASGEGVCLFVEVTIRGVCSRIYAYKRHKHPSVDFFDEKGMGVRSHFLRTPLDGARLTSHFGYRTHPILGYTKLHRGIDFAAPKGTPIMAAGDGVVSRACYNGGYGKYVKIRHAGPYATAYAHLSRYATKVRAGMRVKQGQIIGYVGATGRTTGPHLHFELIKNGKPINPRSVRMLPNIKLTGREYVSFKKHMKEIDALYARSVSS from the coding sequence TTGAAACAAATTCTTTTTTCTCTTTCTAGCGATGGGCTGTTGAGAAAGCGTCTGCTTGCAGGCAGCCTTTTGATATCTCTCACCTATGTGTTGGCGTTCAGCTTGTCTTGGATGCAGTGGATACATTATGAAGCAGGGACCATAGATGAGCCTGCCAGACAGGAGGACACAGAATCAGAGCCCCAGAAAAAACCATCGCCCCTGCCACCAGAGCCTCAAACCTTAACGCGTATGCTCAAGCTCAAATCAGGGGGAACCGTGACGTCTTTGTTGCAAGAAAACGGGGTACCCCGGCAAGAGTGTCATCAGATTGTTGATGTGCTAAGACCTCACATGGCCTTAAGGGATTTAAAGGTGGGGCAGGTGTTTCATTTGCTCTATGATCGCCTTTCTTCGGGTGACGTTGTGCTGGCCAAGTTGGTGGTTCAAAAATCTTTTTCAGAAGATGTGGTGATCAAAAGAAATGACCGTGGCCTTTTTGTGGCTGAGATTGTGAAACATGTTACAGAACGATTTCCTGTGCTGGTGGCAGGATCAATCAAAAGTTGTTTCTATGACGATGCGTTGAGATTGGGGTTGCCTCCTGCGATCCTCAAGCAGGTGATCCAGCTTTTAGGGTATAAATTTGACCTACAACGAGATTTTCACCCCAATGATCGATTTCGCGTTCTTTTTGAAACAGTGGTGAACCGCGCTACTGGCAAGACAGCTTCGGGAGAGGGGGTGTGCCTTTTTGTGGAAGTGACGATTCGTGGTGTGTGTTCACGCATTTATGCATACAAAAGACATAAGCACCCAAGTGTTGATTTTTTTGATGAGAAAGGCATGGGGGTGCGGAGTCATTTTTTGCGTACGCCGCTTGATGGCGCCCGTCTTACCTCTCACTTTGGTTATCGCACCCACCCCATTTTGGGATATACAAAACTGCATCGGGGTATTGATTTTGCCGCGCCGAAAGGAACACCTATTATGGCTGCCGGTGACGGGGTGGTGTCGCGTGCCTGTTATAATGGTGGCTATGGCAAGTATGTGAAGATTCGTCACGCGGGTCCTTATGCGACGGCTTATGCTCACCTCAGCCGCTATGCAACCAAGGTGCGCGCCGGTATGCGTGTGAAGCAAGGTCAGATTATTGGCTATGTAGGCGCTACGGGTCGGACAACAGGTCCACACCTACACTTTGAGCTCATTAAGAATGGCAAGCCTATTAATCCCCGTTCTGTGCGTATGCTCCCCAACATCAAATTGACAGGCAGAGAGTATGTGTCTTTCAAAAAGCACATGAAAGAAATTGATGCACTCTATGCACGCAGCGTCTCTTCCTGA
- a CDS encoding flagellar hook-basal body protein produces MTNPASAVAATAMEAADIMLQNTAHNLANARTTAFHTDKVIGTNLVYEDVTTGGGPVGQTDLGIPQVQVGAGVRVAASLKSLRNGVPEPTKNQMDIHIDGTGYLQIDLGNGMLGYTRAGHLKVDEYGILRTATDYPLMDNITIDLNKYSEVIIDKSGRVFGVDPSQYGTARHTQLGQLTLWSFANPQGLENKEDTIFIETPEAGASTQGIPGLNNLGKILQGYVERSTVDTSMTLVEAINIQQYSNAGATLLKLAEDMDKHNLQQIASVG; encoded by the coding sequence ATGACCAATCCTGCATCGGCCGTTGCGGCCACCGCTATGGAAGCGGCGGACATCATGCTCCAAAACACCGCTCACAACCTTGCCAACGCCAGAACCACAGCTTTTCATACAGATAAAGTGATTGGCACGAACCTTGTGTATGAGGATGTCACCACAGGTGGCGGACCCGTGGGACAAACAGATTTGGGCATCCCCCAGGTGCAAGTGGGCGCGGGTGTGCGCGTTGCTGCCTCCCTGAAAAGCTTGCGCAACGGTGTCCCTGAACCTACCAAAAACCAGATGGACATTCACATCGATGGCACAGGTTATCTGCAAATTGACCTTGGTAACGGGATGCTGGGCTATACCCGCGCCGGGCATTTGAAAGTTGATGAATATGGCATTTTACGCACGGCCACAGATTATCCCCTGATGGATAACATCACCATCGACCTCAACAAATATTCAGAAGTGATTATTGATAAATCGGGCCGCGTTTTTGGTGTCGACCCTTCGCAGTACGGAACCGCCAGACACACCCAACTTGGCCAACTCACGCTGTGGAGTTTTGCCAACCCTCAAGGTTTGGAAAATAAAGAAGACACCATCTTTATAGAAACCCCTGAAGCTGGGGCGTCGACGCAGGGCATCCCTGGCCTCAACAATCTTGGAAAAATCCTTCAAGGGTATGTAGAGCGGTCCACAGTGGATACATCCATGACCTTGGTAGAGGCGATTAATATCCAGCAATATTCTAATGCCGGCGCCACCTTGCTCAAACTAGCTGAGGATATGGATAAACATAATCTCCAACAAATTGCCTCTGTGGGTTAG
- a CDS encoding ExbD/TolR family protein — MKPQNATQKRHPLCDINVTPMVDVMLVLLIIFMVSAPLMKANIKVDLPKGGKADATMKRTCVILTMNARRQLFLNEQRLTPQQLEPTLAQAFKNQAEKRLYISADKNLPYGDIITLIDQVHGLGYHLSLVSDPTKKPRKKA; from the coding sequence ATGAAACCACAAAACGCCACACAAAAAAGACACCCGCTTTGCGACATCAATGTCACACCTATGGTGGATGTGATGCTTGTGTTGCTAATCATTTTTATGGTGTCTGCGCCGCTCATGAAGGCCAACATCAAAGTTGATTTGCCCAAAGGCGGAAAAGCTGACGCCACCATGAAACGCACTTGTGTGATTCTCACCATGAACGCTCGGCGGCAACTTTTTCTTAATGAGCAACGGCTCACGCCCCAGCAACTTGAGCCTACCCTTGCGCAGGCTTTTAAAAACCAGGCTGAAAAACGTCTTTACATCAGCGCAGACAAAAATCTACCCTATGGCGACATCATCACCTTGATCGACCAGGTTCACGGGTTGGGGTATCATCTCTCCCTGGTCAGCGACCCCACAAAAAAACCTCGCAAGAAAGCGTAA
- a CDS encoding FliM/FliN family flagellar motor switch protein, with protein sequence MANKDTSQKQKKTQGNSLLVGAKMVSRNFPLVESIFKKAAHRLLKQFDVLITDADIKVSCQEVKSEYCETHLEPFFKDPLMCATFLAEEWQGRGILVSDLVTLSKIVKLMLGSFTSPSPSESSQGKSAKKEKAAGVEAEDKPMTSIENHLCQRVFMAFVSSLEESFSMVTSVHMNVERTNVQTKADFFLHPRPSLVGVFHISIGDYEALFHVVLPYTMLQTVRHLLSEDYLGDDMGQDLLWRSHLNDELRSTDLLLEAVLSEMYMPLNKVLKWQVGQTLLLEQTPDGSVDVKCSDRTLFTGLMGQKKGSMALSIDTIFLSNRNKKDDHNNDSNHENSDDNNNDD encoded by the coding sequence ATGGCCAACAAAGACACATCTCAGAAACAAAAAAAAACGCAAGGAAACAGCCTGCTTGTTGGCGCGAAAATGGTGTCACGCAATTTTCCGTTGGTGGAAAGTATTTTTAAGAAAGCCGCACACCGTCTTCTCAAACAATTTGATGTGTTGATTACGGATGCAGACATCAAGGTTTCATGTCAGGAAGTGAAGTCAGAATATTGCGAAACACATCTTGAACCTTTTTTTAAAGACCCATTGATGTGTGCCACCTTTTTGGCAGAAGAATGGCAGGGCCGAGGCATTTTGGTGTCTGATCTTGTGACGCTGTCGAAGATTGTCAAACTGATGTTGGGCTCTTTTACCAGCCCTAGCCCCAGCGAATCATCACAAGGAAAATCAGCAAAAAAAGAGAAAGCGGCAGGGGTCGAGGCCGAGGATAAGCCCATGACGTCCATTGAGAATCATCTCTGCCAGCGGGTTTTTATGGCCTTCGTTTCTTCCCTTGAGGAAAGCTTTTCGATGGTGACCTCTGTGCATATGAACGTTGAGCGCACCAATGTGCAAACAAAAGCTGATTTTTTCCTGCACCCGCGGCCATCACTTGTGGGGGTGTTTCATATTAGTATTGGTGATTATGAGGCTCTTTTTCATGTGGTGCTTCCCTATACCATGCTGCAAACGGTGCGGCACCTTTTGAGTGAGGATTATCTGGGGGATGATATGGGGCAAGATTTATTGTGGCGCTCACACCTGAACGATGAGCTTCGTTCCACAGATTTATTGCTCGAAGCTGTGTTGAGTGAGATGTATATGCCGCTTAACAAAGTGCTGAAGTGGCAGGTAGGACAAACCTTGCTTTTAGAACAAACTCCTGACGGCAGTGTGGATGTAAAATGTTCAGATCGCACCCTTTTTACAGGTCTTATGGGTCAGAAAAAAGGGTCTATGGCCCTGTCGATCGATACGATCTTTTTATCAAATAGGAATAAGAAAGATGATCACAACAATGATAGCAACCATGAAAACAGTGATGACAACAACAATGATGATTGA
- a CDS encoding MFS transporter: protein MKQSSTYKHIGWIALSAAVLFYAYQFALRIFPSVLSHELMSSFGVDAATFGILASFYYYGYAFFQVPAGTLIDRFGTRRVLLLSIAGCVVGNLCFLFPHLWLACVGRLLIGIGSAGSFLGCIKIATEHFDEDKLSLLTGLSVFVGTMGAVGGSSPIVYISQQFGWQEAIYTFGLLGGLLFAFSLYALKKNTSLAREKGIPLFSSLKMLFSNPQTWIIGLFGILAYVPMAAFCDLWGPPFLQKTFGLDAGDAAFAASSLYIGLGGGAPLAALLLARINSYRFCFMGAVTASFVLFTTLLFSQNLTFVMLVPLIIALGVCLSPQVLAFPLVCTINPPSMSATASGLHNTICMLSGIFAQPLVGKLIVHHANAGVLSASDYQFGLMLVPVSLMLAIVLSFFIKEPQEETLRA, encoded by the coding sequence ATGAAACAATCTTCGACGTACAAACATATAGGGTGGATCGCATTATCGGCAGCGGTTCTTTTTTATGCCTATCAATTTGCTTTGCGCATTTTTCCCAGCGTGCTCAGCCACGAACTTATGTCCAGCTTTGGTGTGGACGCGGCCACGTTCGGTATTCTGGCCTCTTTCTACTACTATGGGTACGCCTTTTTCCAAGTGCCGGCCGGCACACTCATTGATAGGTTCGGCACAAGACGCGTCCTTTTGCTCTCAATTGCAGGATGCGTCGTGGGAAACCTGTGTTTTCTTTTTCCCCATCTTTGGCTGGCCTGTGTGGGCCGTCTTCTCATCGGCATAGGTTCAGCAGGCAGCTTTTTGGGATGCATTAAAATTGCCACAGAGCATTTTGATGAGGACAAGCTTTCTTTGCTTACAGGACTCAGCGTTTTTGTGGGCACCATGGGCGCTGTGGGGGGAAGTTCACCCATTGTCTATATCTCACAACAATTTGGCTGGCAAGAAGCGATCTACACATTTGGTTTATTGGGCGGGCTTCTTTTTGCTTTTAGCCTTTATGCCCTCAAAAAAAATACATCCCTTGCAAGGGAAAAGGGCATACCTCTTTTCTCAAGCCTCAAAATGCTTTTTAGCAATCCACAAACGTGGATCATCGGTCTTTTTGGCATCCTAGCTTATGTGCCCATGGCCGCTTTTTGTGATCTGTGGGGTCCACCTTTCTTACAAAAAACGTTTGGCCTGGATGCAGGTGATGCAGCTTTTGCGGCCTCATCGCTTTACATTGGTCTCGGGGGAGGTGCGCCCCTGGCAGCGCTTTTGCTAGCACGTATAAACAGCTATCGTTTTTGTTTTATGGGCGCTGTGACAGCCAGTTTTGTGCTGTTCACAACGCTGCTTTTCTCACAAAATCTTACGTTTGTTATGCTGGTCCCGCTTATCATTGCGTTGGGTGTATGCTTAAGCCCTCAGGTGCTGGCGTTTCCCTTGGTATGCACCATTAACCCACCCAGCATGAGTGCCACGGCCTCTGGCCTGCACAACACCATTTGTATGTTGAGTGGTATTTTTGCGCAGCCGCTTGTGGGCAAGCTGATTGTCCACCATGCGAACGCTGGCGTACTTTCAGCATCAGATTATCAATTCGGCCTTATGCTTGTGCCGGTTTCCTTGATGCTCGCCATTGTGTTGTCTTTCTTTATTAAGGAGCCTCAGGAAGAGACGCTGCGTGCATAG
- a CDS encoding type II toxin-antitoxin system RatA family toxin, whose amino-acid sequence MAHYQTTRTLPYTQKFMYELVADVAHYPDFLPWCHKLSIMTQEAHTMTTEMHIQKGGFGECVHTMITLDPPRKIAIALAPEAPKKSLISVLDGLWTFAVCPDNPMHTCVHFDITVKLDSIIVNALLGQVFSGVALDMVDAFEERARVMSQSYQP is encoded by the coding sequence GTGGCTCACTATCAAACAACACGCACACTGCCTTATACACAAAAATTTATGTATGAACTGGTGGCGGACGTGGCCCACTATCCTGACTTTCTTCCCTGGTGTCATAAGCTTTCTATTATGACGCAAGAGGCACACACGATGACCACAGAAATGCATATCCAAAAGGGGGGGTTTGGGGAGTGTGTGCACACAATGATCACCTTGGACCCACCACGCAAAATTGCCATTGCGTTGGCACCTGAGGCGCCTAAGAAAAGTCTTATTTCTGTGCTTGACGGTTTGTGGACGTTTGCGGTATGCCCAGACAATCCCATGCACACCTGTGTTCATTTTGACATTACCGTCAAACTTGATAGCATCATAGTTAATGCGCTTTTAGGGCAAGTTTTTTCAGGTGTCGCCTTAGATATGGTGGATGCCTTTGAAGAGCGTGCCCGTGTGATGAGCCAGTCTTACCAACCATAA